GATGGTAATTAAATGCATTAATAATGACAAACCTTAAAACAGTATCAGTCATTCTAACTATTCAATTGTATTAGGTTTTGCTACACTATATCCAAATATAGTTACCCTTATTTCTATATTTGATAGTCAAATTAAGAGTTTTCTTTTCATACTCTCTACAACCCTCTTCTCACTCTCTAGAAACATCAAACTATAACATCAAATATAAATATACCATGTTGTTTATAAAACCGCAAGCTTTTTGAAGTAATTCATGTCAAGTATCAACTTTGATCTCAACCATTTGGAGCACTTGAACACTATGGGCAGAAGGAATATCACACAGGTGTCTGACTTCATCCTCATGGGACTGACAGATTCTAAAGAGATCCGGCTGGTCCTCTTCACCCTCTTTCTCCTGATATACCTGATCACTGTGCTGGGGAATGTGGGGATGATACTGATAATCCACCTGGACCCCCAGcttcacacccccatgtactttttcctcagtCACTTGTCATTTCTTGATCTCAGTTACTCAAGCGTCATCACCCCTAAAACCTTAGACAACTTACTAACTTCCAAGAAGAATACTTCATACCTGAACTGCTTCACTCAGatgtatttctttgtcttcttggGTGCCACTGAatgtttccttctctcctccatgGCCTATGATCGCTATGGAGCCATCTGCAACCCTCTGCATTACCAGGTGGTTATGTCCACCAGGCGATGCTGCTCTCTTGTCTTTGGATCCTATTTGATTGGCTTTATGGACACCTCTGTCAATGTTCTGTGCTTGAGTAGATTGCATTTCTGCAACTCAAAGATAATTTATCACTTTTTCTGTGATGGACCAGCAATTTTAGCGCTGTCCTGCACTGACACACATGACATCGAAATCATCATATTCATTTCTGCTGGCTCCACCCTACTGGTGTCTCTTATCACAATATCTGTGTCCTATGTGTCCATCCTGTCCACTATCCTTAAaatcacttccactgcagggaagcaGAAAGCCTTCTCTACCTGTGCCTCCCATCTCCTGGTGGTCACCGTCTTCTATGGCACTATGATTTTCACTTACTTAAAACCAAGTAAGTCCTACTCCTTGGGAAAGGATCAAGTGGCTTCTGTTTTTTATACTATTGtcatccccatgctgaacccccttATATACAGTCTtagaaacaaagaagtaaaaaatgcACTCAATAGGGtcatgaagaagagaaaggactCCAAATAATTAAAGTAACAGTGATGTTAAACTTCaaagtcattttttcttttcattcctgtaGTGTATTTCCTTGCTGTCTCTTCAGAGACAAAtagaattgtttgtttgtttgtttattttgctgaGCCATCATCTGCCTAACTAAATGTAATCtatctaaatataaaaaatataattttatttttaagaatatgcCTTTGGAAATCGATATTATAATTGGAAACCAGAACCATGTTAAACCTAGTCTAACTATACACATTTTTAAGTGAAACTGATTTCCTAAATGAAAAAGTATAGTTGTCAGCTTTTCAAATATGTCATATATATTCTAAAACATAATCCAACTTCAGAGAATGTTATGATGGAAAAGAGGTCAATT
Above is a genomic segment from Bos javanicus breed banteng chromosome 15, ARS-OSU_banteng_1.0, whole genome shotgun sequence containing:
- the LOC133261478 gene encoding olfactory receptor 8H1-like, whose protein sequence is MGRRNITQVSDFILMGLTDSKEIRLVLFTLFLLIYLITVLGNVGMILIIHLDPQLHTPMYFFLSHLSFLDLSYSSVITPKTLDNLLTSKKNTSYLNCFTQMYFFVFLGATECFLLSSMAYDRYGAICNPLHYQVVMSTRRCCSLVFGSYLIGFMDTSVNVLCLSRLHFCNSKIIYHFFCDGPAILALSCTDTHDIEIIIFISAGSTLLVSLITISVSYVSILSTILKITSTAGKQKAFSTCASHLLVVTVFYGTMIFTYLKPSKSYSLGKDQVASVFYTIVIPMLNPLIYSLRNKEVKNALNRVMKKRKDSK